One genomic region from Nostoc sp. C052 encodes:
- a CDS encoding tyrosine-type recombinase/integrase, with product MTLSLVHITAHRKAIASLPVAQAEAKLIALWLEGKASSSIRAYQRYTRRFLDFLDKPLKKVTYEDLVEYASSFGGNAESTKRIYIACAKSLISFAHKIGYLPFNVGMALKLGELPDVINERYLDEADIKLLIRAASKHLADAKTPKRQYTALRNLLIIKLLYQAGLRASEICDLTWGDLTPRGESGQVYVRKAKGSKNRTILIKPKLWAELMEFKGQALSTDAVFRSQKGGHLDRQNLHPIVKAIAQEAGLSELVSAHWLRHAHGSHAIERGTNPVLVKETLGHANLAITDRYLKARPNDSSALNLMDL from the coding sequence ATGACGCTCTCTCTTGTCCATATAACAGCGCATAGAAAGGCGATCGCTTCCTTGCCAGTAGCGCAGGCGGAGGCGAAGTTGATTGCGCTGTGGCTGGAGGGAAAAGCGTCGTCTTCTATTCGGGCTTACCAGCGATACACTAGGCGATTTCTGGATTTTCTGGACAAGCCGCTCAAAAAAGTGACTTATGAAGACTTGGTAGAATACGCTAGTTCTTTTGGGGGCAATGCCGAAAGCACAAAGCGGATATACATAGCTTGTGCTAAAAGCTTGATTAGTTTCGCTCATAAAATTGGATATCTCCCTTTTAATGTAGGTATGGCACTAAAACTGGGTGAATTGCCAGATGTAATCAACGAACGCTATTTAGACGAAGCTGATATTAAATTGTTGATACGGGCAGCTTCTAAGCATTTAGCTGATGCTAAAACTCCTAAGCGCCAGTACACAGCCCTACGTAATTTGTTAATTATCAAACTCCTGTATCAGGCAGGCTTACGGGCAAGTGAAATCTGTGATCTGACTTGGGGAGATTTGACACCCCGTGGTGAGAGTGGTCAAGTGTACGTGCGAAAAGCCAAGGGGAGCAAAAATCGCACAATTCTCATTAAGCCGAAGCTGTGGGCGGAACTAATGGAGTTCAAAGGTCAAGCTTTATCTACAGACGCAGTGTTCCGAAGTCAAAAAGGGGGACATCTCGACCGTCAAAACTTGCACCCGATTGTCAAAGCAATTGCACAAGAAGCTGGATTAAGCGAACTGGTTTCTGCTCACTGGTTACGTCATGCCCACGGTTCTCACGCTATTGAGCGCGGGACTAATCCTGTATTGGTGAAAGAAACTTTGGGTCATGCCAATTTAGCCATCACCGATCGCTATCTCAAAGCTAGACCTAATGACAGTAGCGCTTTGAACTTGATGGATCTTTGA
- a CDS encoding AAA family ATPase, translating to MPAPLKVDLSPIEDQALLALTQAKGIPPRTQSRATVLRLSAAGWTVLKIAQYLKWHPQTVRDTIHRWYWGKLDSLWDCSRPGRRRRWHNPNIKSLLQFKISLFSYQLIFILFSYISYIYLMLFLHSHGISTTYTVKIYRQYKDEALATLTSNPYQLAADIYGIGFLRADKIAFYLGVAPDSQFRYRAGLIHVLNEAAADGHCYLPQPKLIENVIKLLTTADHTPEEDALADIIKDMALKDDLIREKSSDQTLLCYLPTYFHTEQNLAQLIQSRFCQPVAQDMPPVRAWIERFTKSHKIKLSPQQRLAVEMAAYSKVMILTGGPGCGKTFTTQTIVSLWKAMGKSIALAAPTGRAAQRLSQITQLEAKTIHCLLEFDPKTMGFLRDNQNPLPHTAIVALEASMLDLFLASSLVKAIQYGSQLLLVGDIDQLPSVGPGQILADLINSGHVPVVRLTKVFRQAQQSAIITAAHQINRSQFPTIELISDNPVSECLWHGGGHHPKHGVKAISEIITDLIPRLGYNLATDVQVLCPTSRGLLGTRNLNTVLQQLINPPSPDKVEITRGGNLLREGDRIIQLTNDYNHELFNGDFGIIKAIDPEEMEVTVQYGKHTVVRTRADLNQIALAWSFTIHQSQGSEYPVVILPIYTQPYMMLSRKQLYTALTCAKQLAIVVGSKKAISKALRSSDGQLRYTRLQQRLESAFLHPTIAI from the coding sequence ATGCCAGCGCCTTTAAAAGTTGACCTGTCACCAATAGAAGATCAAGCCCTACTAGCACTCACTCAAGCAAAAGGTATACCACCAAGAACTCAAAGTCGTGCCACTGTACTACGCTTATCAGCAGCAGGATGGACAGTGCTAAAGATCGCACAATATTTAAAATGGCATCCACAGACTGTACGCGACACAATTCATCGCTGGTACTGGGGCAAACTCGATAGTTTGTGGGATTGTTCGCGTCCGGGTCGCCGTCGCCGATGGCATAACCCAAATATCAAGTCCCTGCTTCAATTCAAAATCTCTTTATTTAGCTATCAACTTATTTTTATTTTATTTTCTTACATCTCTTACATCTATTTAATGCTATTTCTCCACAGTCATGGCATTTCTACTACTTATACAGTCAAAATTTACAGGCAGTACAAGGATGAAGCACTCGCTACTCTCACCAGCAATCCCTACCAGTTAGCTGCTGACATCTACGGTATTGGTTTTCTGAGAGCTGATAAAATTGCCTTTTATTTAGGAGTTGCGCCTGATAGTCAGTTCCGTTACCGTGCTGGTTTAATTCATGTTTTGAACGAAGCTGCTGCCGATGGGCATTGCTATTTACCCCAGCCAAAACTCATTGAGAATGTGATCAAACTGCTGACTACAGCAGATCACACACCCGAAGAAGATGCCCTCGCTGATATTATCAAAGACATGGCACTCAAGGATGACTTAATCCGCGAGAAAAGCTCAGACCAAACCCTGCTATGTTATCTACCAACCTACTTTCACACCGAACAGAACCTTGCTCAATTAATACAATCTAGATTTTGCCAACCAGTTGCACAAGATATGCCTCCTGTTCGCGCCTGGATTGAGCGCTTCACCAAGAGTCATAAAATCAAACTTTCACCACAGCAACGGCTAGCGGTAGAAATGGCTGCATATTCAAAGGTAATGATTCTTACTGGTGGCCCCGGTTGCGGTAAAACTTTCACCACCCAGACCATAGTCTCTCTGTGGAAAGCAATGGGCAAATCTATCGCCTTAGCTGCGCCAACTGGACGCGCTGCTCAACGCCTGAGTCAAATCACACAACTCGAAGCCAAGACGATACACTGCTTGTTGGAATTTGACCCAAAGACAATGGGCTTCTTACGCGATAATCAAAACCCTTTACCCCATACCGCAATTGTCGCGCTAGAAGCTAGTATGCTCGATTTGTTTCTGGCATCTTCTTTGGTAAAGGCGATACAATACGGTTCCCAACTACTGCTAGTGGGTGACATTGACCAGTTACCCTCTGTCGGGCCCGGTCAAATCCTTGCTGACTTGATTAATTCTGGTCACGTTCCGGTGGTGCGGTTGACCAAGGTATTTAGGCAAGCCCAACAGAGCGCAATTATCACCGCTGCTCACCAAATTAACCGAAGCCAGTTTCCCACAATTGAACTGATTTCCGATAATCCCGTGTCTGAATGTCTGTGGCACGGCGGCGGTCATCACCCCAAACATGGTGTTAAAGCAATATCCGAAATCATTACAGACTTGATTCCCCGCCTGGGTTACAATCTAGCTACTGATGTGCAAGTGCTTTGCCCCACCTCGCGCGGTTTGCTTGGGACTCGTAACCTCAATACCGTATTGCAGCAGTTGATTAATCCGCCCAGTCCCGACAAAGTAGAGATTACCAGGGGGGGGAATTTATTACGAGAAGGCGATCGGATCATTCAACTGACTAATGATTATAATCACGAACTGTTTAATGGCGACTTCGGAATTATCAAGGCCATTGATCCTGAAGAGATGGAAGTTACTGTACAGTATGGTAAGCATACTGTCGTTAGAACCAGAGCAGACTTAAATCAAATTGCCCTCGCCTGGAGCTTCACCATTCATCAAAGCCAGGGTTCAGAATATCCGGTAGTAATTCTGCCAATTTATACGCAGCCTTATATGATGTTGTCTCGTAAACAGTTGTACACAGCATTAACTTGTGCCAAGCAGTTAGCGATTGTCGTTGGTTCCAAGAAAGCGATATCCAAGGCTTTGCGTTCTAGTGACGGCCAACTGCGATATACACGATTACAGCAGCGGTTGGAAAGCGCTTTTTTGCACCCGACGATTGCAATTTAG